GGGTCGCGTCAGCAACTTCGTCGGGCCGTCCGAACCGGCCGAGCGGGTACTGGTCGAGCCACTCCTCGCGCGCACTCCGCTCGTCGTCCCGATCGCCCACGTCCATCTCGTCAGCACGAGCCTCGGTCTCGATCGTACCGGGAGAAACGACGTTCGCCCGGATGCCGTGTCGACCGTACTGGGCGGCGATCAGCCGACAGAGCGAGAGGATCCCGCCCTTGGCCGCCGTGTAGCCAGTCAAGCCGATACCGGTGAGCGCGTTCGCGGTGCCCATGAACACGATCGAGCCACCGCCGCCGTCGACCATGACCGGCAGCGCCGCCTTGACCGTCCGGAACTGACCTGTGAGATTCACATCCAGGTTCGCCTCGAAGACGTCCTCGTCGATGCGATGGAGAGCATCGTCGTCGATCATCCCGCCGGCGTTCGGCACGAGGACATCGATGCCGCCGAACCGTTCCACGGCCGCCTCGATGAGCGAGTCCACGTCCCCGGAATCGGTGACATCACAGACGACGCCGTGTGCGCGGCCGGGCGTGTCGGCGTCGGTGATCGCGTTGGCGACCGCCTGAATTTCCGTGTTCGAGCGCGAACAGAGGACGAGGTTTGCGCCGGCCTCGGCCAACCGCTCGGCGATCGCTCGGCCGATCCCCGACGATGCGCCGGTGACGACGGCCGTCTCGTTCGAAAGCACGCCTTCGATGTCGGTCATTGGTCGATACCGAGAGCGCCACCCGGCAGAATCTTAACTGTACCGCCGACGGGTCGCGATAGTACTGTTCGTCGACGGCCCGGCACTATCATCGAGTCGAAACGAAACGACTCGGTAGTGCACGCTACTGACGATCGGCCGGACAGATGGTCCGTTCTCCCGCCGACAAACGTTACGCGGGCTACAGTATAACCAAGTTTTATATGCGTGGGTGAGTTTCACAGCCGTGATGTCTGATAGAACAGCGGGTAGAGCCGAACGTAGCATCGACCGGCGGGAGATGCTTGGCGCTCTCGGCGCCGGCGGTGCGGTGGTCATCACTGGCTGCCTCGGTGACATCGGTGGCGGTGGCAACGGTAGTGACGGGAACGGTAGTGGTGGAGGCGATGGCAGCAACTCGCTCCAGTTCCTCACGATGGGTGTCGGCGAGAACATCAAGCAGTTCTTCACGGAGAACAACAAGAAATTCGAGGAGGAAAACGACGTCTCGCTCGAGTTCACGAGCGTGACGTGGGATAACGCCCAGCAGACGGTCAACAACCGCGTCGACGGCGACAAGGCACCGGACGTCGGTCGCTGGCCGGCTCGGTGGATCCCACAGCTCGTAGGCAAGGAGGCGTTGGTCCCGCTCGACGACATGATGGGTGGCGACTTCGGCGGGAAGTTCTACGAGGGAATGGCGGAGGGCTGTAAGTACGAGGGATCGTACTACGGGGCCCCGTGGGCCGCCTCGAACAAGTGTTTCTACTACAACAAGGACGTCTTCGAGTCGGCAGGTCTCGATCCAGAGAACCCCTCGCTCGACACGTGGGACGACATGCTTGCGGCGGCCCAGACGGTCACCGAGAAGACCGACACGCCGGCGCTCGGCCTCGCGGGTGCCGACGCGATCGAGACCGGCTCCCAGTACTACCACTACCACTGGTCGCACGGTGCCGACCTCGTCGACGATGATGGGAAACCCGTGGTCAACTCCGACGCGGGCGTCGAGGCGCTGACGTTCTTCTCGGATCTGCATCTCGAGCACGGCGTGACCCAGTCCTCGCCGCTGTCCTCGACCCGTCAGGACATCCGTCAGCTGTTCGAGGGTGGCGATCTCGGGATGGTGATCGCTCACGTCTACACGGGGATCAACATCGACGATAGCGATACGGACTTCGGCTACGGCATCGTTCAGGTGCCGAAGGGGCCAACAGGCCGCTTCAGCCTGAACACCATCGACGCCGTATCGGTGTTCGCCCAGACGGAGGTCGAGGACGCTGCGAAGGACCTCCTCCGGTTTTACTTCGACGAGGATCGTCATTTCCAGTACGCGAAAAACAAGGGGTTCATGCCCACGATCGAGGCGGTCGGCGAGCGCGATTACTTCCAAGACTCGAAGAACTGGGCTCCGTACATCGAGGCGGGACAGTACGCACGTGCCCGGCCGAAGCTCACGAACTTCAACGAGTTCAACAGCCGGGTGGTCCAGGCGATTCAGGAGGCGCTGGGCGACCAGAAATCGCCGCAGAAGGCGCTCGACGACGCCCAGAGCGATCTCGAAGAACTGACCGGGTGAGGACGATCACATGGGATTCGCCGAAGACTACACCGAACCTACGTCGGATTCGCGTCTCGAACGGGGGCTCGATCACCTCCAGCAGAACAGTCGCGCGTATCTGCTGATCGCGCCGACGATCGTGTTCTTGCTGGCGGTCATCGGCTATCCGATCCTGGAGACGTTCCGGCTGTCGCTGTTCCGCGCTCCCTCCGAGACCAGCATCGAGACGTTCGTCGGTCTCCAGAACTACGTCGAGATTCTCAACAGCGATGTCTTCTATCAGCTACTCTGGCAGACCGGCCGGTGGGTGGTCGTCGGAGTCGCGGCCAAGACGCTGCTCGGCCTCCTCATTGCCGTCCATCTCAACGGCGATATCGCCGGCCGGAAGTTCTTCCGGACTGCCTTCCTCGTCCCGTGGGGGATCCCCTACGCGATTTCGGCGGTGGTGTTCACGTGGATCGAACATCCACAGTACGGCTACTTCAACGCCATCCTGATCAAACTGGGCGTGATCGAGGAAGGGATCGGCATCCTCGGAAGCCCGGAAATCGCGTGGATCGGGACGGTCGCCGCGGACGTCTGGATCGGGACGCCGTTCATGGCGATCATCCTGCTCGCCGGCCTCCAGTCGATCCCGGAGGACCTCTACGAGGCCGCCGCGGTCGACGGGGCCGAGCGGTGGCACCAGTTCCGCCACATCACGCTGCCCCAGCTCAAAGGCGTGATCCTGATCGCCACGTTGCTCTCG
The genomic region above belongs to Halococcus salifodinae DSM 8989 and contains:
- a CDS encoding carbohydrate ABC transporter permease; this translates as MGFAEDYTEPTSDSRLERGLDHLQQNSRAYLLIAPTIVFLLAVIGYPILETFRLSLFRAPSETSIETFVGLQNYVEILNSDVFYQLLWQTGRWVVVGVAAKTLLGLLIAVHLNGDIAGRKFFRTAFLVPWGIPYAISAVVFTWIEHPQYGYFNAILIKLGVIEEGIGILGSPEIAWIGTVAADVWIGTPFMAIILLAGLQSIPEDLYEAAAVDGAERWHQFRHITLPQLKGVILIATLLSTIWTFVSFDVIWTMTGGGPIDTTHTLVTWIYQTGLENGNLGMGAAYSVIGFLLLMAFAVVYLRVYTSGGEEL
- a CDS encoding ABC transporter substrate-binding protein yields the protein MSDRTAGRAERSIDRREMLGALGAGGAVVITGCLGDIGGGGNGSDGNGSGGGDGSNSLQFLTMGVGENIKQFFTENNKKFEEENDVSLEFTSVTWDNAQQTVNNRVDGDKAPDVGRWPARWIPQLVGKEALVPLDDMMGGDFGGKFYEGMAEGCKYEGSYYGAPWAASNKCFYYNKDVFESAGLDPENPSLDTWDDMLAAAQTVTEKTDTPALGLAGADAIETGSQYYHYHWSHGADLVDDDGKPVVNSDAGVEALTFFSDLHLEHGVTQSSPLSSTRQDIRQLFEGGDLGMVIAHVYTGINIDDSDTDFGYGIVQVPKGPTGRFSLNTIDAVSVFAQTEVEDAAKDLLRFYFDEDRHFQYAKNKGFMPTIEAVGERDYFQDSKNWAPYIEAGQYARARPKLTNFNEFNSRVVQAIQEALGDQKSPQKALDDAQSDLEELTG
- a CDS encoding SDR family NAD(P)-dependent oxidoreductase, with the translated sequence MTDIEGVLSNETAVVTGASSGIGRAIAERLAEAGANLVLCSRSNTEIQAVANAITDADTPGRAHGVVCDVTDSGDVDSLIEAAVERFGGIDVLVPNAGGMIDDDALHRIDEDVFEANLDVNLTGQFRTVKAALPVMVDGGGGSIVFMGTANALTGIGLTGYTAAKGGILSLCRLIAAQYGRHGIRANVVSPGTIETEARADEMDVGDRDDERSAREEWLDQYPLGRFGRPDEVADATLFLASERSSFVTGSNLVVDGGLTAGLDQSFHERVYDADEAPTRE